Below is a window of Parachlamydia sp. AcF125 DNA.
TGTATATAAAAAAATTTATGCACTTAAGGAAGAAGAAATAGAAGCAAGCCTCCAACTCTGTATAAGCGGCCAAATGACAAACCTATTTGCTGACACCAAAGAACAGAATGGATGCTGCCGCGTTGGGCAAACAAAAATTTTTAAGTCTAATTATCCAACGTTTGCCAGAGTTGCAAACGTTTTACAGAGATACTGGAGCGATAAAGCCATCAAAATCAATCAACAATTTCCCCAGATTGATTTGCATTTACAGATGATCAGCACTATTCGCAGTGCTAATGAAGTTTTTTGGGGAAAAGTAGACCCACCGTCTCATCAAGATGAAATATGGTTTTGGGTCCCCAATCGCCAAGAAGCGTATGATCACCTCATTCGCTTTTTAACAGCCTTTCAATCTACCTCTGGAATGGTAGACAATCAATTAAAACTAGAGATTCAAGGGTCACAAGCCGCTCAATTAGGGCTCATTTTCTTGAATCACTTTAGCCAGGTTCCCCTTGTCTATACACATGAAAATCAAGAACAAACTTTAGCAATTTTGAGGTTTAGAGCGGGATCGATAAATTCCCGCAAGGCTATGATTTCCCCTTACCTGCCTCGTTTACTCCCGTAACAAGTCACCCGGCTTTACGCCAAAAAGAACAATTACTCGGCTGGCTTGCCGTTTTCTTCTACGATCTCCAAGGTAACGCGAATCCCGTTGCGGCTTGCAACAGACATCAATAAGTTACGAATCGCATTGATTGTTTTTCCTTTTTTCCCGATAATCTTACCAATGTCGGATTTTTCAACCGAAATTTCAATAATTAGAGTTTGAATCCCTCCGATTTCATTAATTTTAACCTTATCTGGGTGATCCACAAGGTTTTTGACAATGTATGCCACAAATTCTTTCATAATTCGATCCTCATTCAAGTGTGAATAGGTTAATAAAAGTTTTTCGGTATATTCTGACAATCAATTTACTGGCCTGTCAGTCTATGACACACTTTAAGTGTTCATATCTTATCGAGCTCGTTTGTTATTAACTTTACAGTAGATAAACGATTAATCAAACTTCGTTGCAAATAGAGAGATCAACTAATCTCTACCCTAATTCCAAGGTTACTGATTATTTCGTTATTAATCTACCAAAAAAAATTTGCAA
It encodes the following:
- a CDS encoding KH domain-containing protein, with the translated sequence MKEFVAYIVKNLVDHPDKVKINEIGGIQTLIIEISVEKSDIGKIIGKKGKTINAIRNLLMSVASRNGIRVTLEIVEENGKPAE